A single region of the Lycium barbarum isolate Lr01 chromosome 2, ASM1917538v2, whole genome shotgun sequence genome encodes:
- the LOC132623605 gene encoding agglutinin-like isoform X2, whose product MGNQVSYDQADSILAEPWGGTGGSQWNYKFKSPIKEILIGHGVIVDSIMFRAVNEKGTIDSPRFGGSGGRKDKVIIEAAPLEYLTGIKGTFGNYGGHLVIRSLNFITNAKKYGPFGTESGGNPFSLVMKEGGAIVGFHGRSGLYLDAIGVYLQKLTPPTSPNEPEKKIEPNEPEKKFEPNEPMVEEIEIHDKMDVMKTIVPRSAGPWGGYSGKGWDDGVFCTIKQVQVHMNLYSSAISGIQIEYEKELDKTSFWSQLHGGVGAGTDTIRKINIDGENEFLIGIEGFYSPVNDNGGLDAIRQIAFYTNKRKYGPYGAEIGTYFSSSAARGKIAGFHGRSGVYLNAIGVHMEYF is encoded by the exons ATG GGAAATCAAGTGAGTTATGACCAAGCAGACTCAATATTGGCGGAGCCATGGGGAGGTACTGGTGGATCACAATGGAATTACAAGTTTAAAAGTCCAATTAAAGAAATATTAATAGGGCATGGAGTAATTGTAGACTCCATCATGTTTAGAGCTGTTAATGAAAAAGGTACCATTGACTCACCAAGGTTTGGTGGCAGTGGAGGTCGAAAAGACAAG GTTATTATTGAAGCGGCTCCATTGGAATATTTGACAGGAATCAAGGGGACATTTGGAAATTATGGTGGCCATTTGGTTATAAGATCTCTAAATTTTATAACAAATGCAAAGAAATATGGACCATTTGGGACTGAGTCTGGTGGAAACCCATTCTCACTTGTGATGAAAGAAGGTGGAGCTATTGTTGGATTCCATGGTCGTTCTGGGTTGTACCTTGATGCTATTGGTGTTTATTTGCAGAAACTTACTCCTCCCACTTCACCAAATGAACCTGAAAAAAAGATTGAGCCAAATGAACCTGAAAAAAAGTTTGAACCAAATGAACCTATGGTTGAAGAAATTGAAATCCATGAC AAAATGGATGTGATGAAGACTATTGTGCCACGTAGTGCTGGACCTTGGGGTGGATATAGTGGAAAAGGCTGGGATGATGGAGTATTTTGTACTATCAAACAAGTGCAAGTGCATATGAATTTATATAGCTCAGCTATATCAGGAATTCAAATTGAGTATGAAAAGGAATTAGACAAAACGTCATTTTGGTCACAACTTCATGGTGGTGTTGGAGCTGGGACTGACACAATTAGAAAG ATAAACATTGATGGTGAAAATGAGTTCTTGATTGGAATTGAAGGTTTTTATAGTCCAGTGAACGACAATGGAGGCCTAGATGCAATAAGACAAATTGCATTTTATACAAATAAGAGAAAATATGGACCTTATGGAGCTGAAATTGGAACTTATTTTAGCTCTTCAGCAGCTAGAGGAAAAATTGCAGGTTTTCATGGGAGAAGTGGTGTATATTTGAATGCTATTGGTGTGCACATGGAATATTTCTAA
- the LOC132623605 gene encoding agglutinin-like isoform X1 — protein MGNQVSYDQADSILAEPWGGTGGSQWNYKFKSPIKEILIGHGVIVDSIMFRAVNEKGTIDSPRFGGSGGRKDKVIIEAAPLEYLTGIKGTFGNYGGHLVIRSLNFITNAKKYGPFGTESGGNPFSLVMKEGGAIVGFHGRSGLYLDAIGVYLQKLTPPTSPNEPEKKIEPNEPEKKFEPNEPMVEEIEIHDKMDVMKTIVPRSAGPWGGYSGKGWDDGVFCTIKQVQVHMNLYSSAISGIQIEYEKELDKTSFWSQLHGGVGAGTDTIRKTSNKFGGFHVSKFFEKKINIDGENEFLIGIEGFYSPVNDNGGLDAIRQIAFYTNKRKYGPYGAEIGTYFSSSAARGKIAGFHGRSGVYLNAIGVHMEYF, from the exons ATG GGAAATCAAGTGAGTTATGACCAAGCAGACTCAATATTGGCGGAGCCATGGGGAGGTACTGGTGGATCACAATGGAATTACAAGTTTAAAAGTCCAATTAAAGAAATATTAATAGGGCATGGAGTAATTGTAGACTCCATCATGTTTAGAGCTGTTAATGAAAAAGGTACCATTGACTCACCAAGGTTTGGTGGCAGTGGAGGTCGAAAAGACAAG GTTATTATTGAAGCGGCTCCATTGGAATATTTGACAGGAATCAAGGGGACATTTGGAAATTATGGTGGCCATTTGGTTATAAGATCTCTAAATTTTATAACAAATGCAAAGAAATATGGACCATTTGGGACTGAGTCTGGTGGAAACCCATTCTCACTTGTGATGAAAGAAGGTGGAGCTATTGTTGGATTCCATGGTCGTTCTGGGTTGTACCTTGATGCTATTGGTGTTTATTTGCAGAAACTTACTCCTCCCACTTCACCAAATGAACCTGAAAAAAAGATTGAGCCAAATGAACCTGAAAAAAAGTTTGAACCAAATGAACCTATGGTTGAAGAAATTGAAATCCATGAC AAAATGGATGTGATGAAGACTATTGTGCCACGTAGTGCTGGACCTTGGGGTGGATATAGTGGAAAAGGCTGGGATGATGGAGTATTTTGTACTATCAAACAAGTGCAAGTGCATATGAATTTATATAGCTCAGCTATATCAGGAATTCAAATTGAGTATGAAAAGGAATTAGACAAAACGTCATTTTGGTCACAACTTCATGGTGGTGTTGGAGCTGGGACTGACACAATTAGAAAG ACGTCCAATAAATTTGGTGGATTTCACGTGTCCAAATTCTTCGAGAAAAAG ATAAACATTGATGGTGAAAATGAGTTCTTGATTGGAATTGAAGGTTTTTATAGTCCAGTGAACGACAATGGAGGCCTAGATGCAATAAGACAAATTGCATTTTATACAAATAAGAGAAAATATGGACCTTATGGAGCTGAAATTGGAACTTATTTTAGCTCTTCAGCAGCTAGAGGAAAAATTGCAGGTTTTCATGGGAGAAGTGGTGTATATTTGAATGCTATTGGTGTGCACATGGAATATTTCTAA